The sequence GCTCGTCCTGCGGCGCCGGCGCCGCCTCGCCGCCGGGAGGCTCGCTGCGCCGCCACAACCGCCCGAACGCCTCGGAGAGCTGCACGAACTCCGGCTCCGGCGCGACGGTGACGCTGTACTCCCGGCAGCCCCGCTCCTCGCTGTCCTCCTCGAAGCCCTTCGCGGCGTCGCGCAGCGAGGTGAGCGTCTCCGGCGTGGTGACGACCCGCAGCTCCAGAGGCTGCCCGCACGGCCGCGCGTGCTCCGCCAGCGAGGCGACGCCCGTCCACGCGAGCAGGACCGCCGCCATGACCGCCGCGCCGGCGCACGCCCACGCCACCGCCTCGGCGTTCCAGGGCAGGGTCCTGGAGAGCCGCTTCAGCGCGGCGCCCGCCCGCTCGGAGCGGAACAGCGCCACCGACACCGCCACGATCACCAGGGCGAGGACGGTCAGCGGCAGGACGGTCTGCAGCCAGCCGACCGCGTCGACCAGCTTCAGCACCTGGTTGGCGATCAGCCCGGAGACCACGCCGACGATCAGGCCGGGAACCGCCGCGCGCACGAGCCGGTCGAGCGGCGCGTCAGAGTTCCCGTTGCCCGACTCACTCATTCCGGCTCCGTCGCCGCGGAAAGCACGATGTATCGTCCTTCGATCTGACGGCCAATGATAATTGCCGGGACGAGCAAGGTCATGGAAAAGGCCTGTCCTGCATCGGACGATCTTTCCCGCCGCGGGCGGCCCGGCCGCGGATGACCTTGACTCTCCCGGCGCCCCCCGGATCAGATGGTCGAACAGGATTCGGTTTCAGGTCCCGCACGGAGGAGACCCGCATGGGCGTCGAGGGTGTCGGCTTCTACGAGATCGCGCGCAACGACCCGGACCGTCCCGCCGTGCTGGCCCCGGGCGTACCGATCTCCTACGGCGAACTGCTCGCCGAGGTCAACCGCCTCTCCAACGCACTGGCCGGGATGGGGCTGCGCCCCGGCGACACTCTGGCGACCGTCCTCGGCAACCGGCCCGAGTTCCTCACCGTCCTGCTCGCCGCGGTCCAGTCGGGCCTGTACCTGGTCCCGGTGAGCCGCCACCTGACCGCGCCCGAGATCGGCTACATCCTGGGCGACAGCGGCGCGAAGGCCGTCATCACCGAGAGCGCGCTGGCCGAGGCGGTGTCCGGCGCGGCCGACGAGGCGGGCGTCCCGGCCGAGGGACGGGTGAGCGTCGACGCCGGCGACGGGTACGGGTCGATGGCCGCGCTCTGCGCGACGGGCAGCGCGGAACCGCCCGCCCGCCGGCGCATGGGCTCGGTCATGCTGTACACCTCCGGGACGACGGGGCGACCGAAGGGGGTCCGGCGGCCGCTGCTCGACATCGCGCCCGAGGTGCTGATGGACATCATGCGGCGGACGCTGGGGAGGCACCTCGGGCTGGAGCCCGGCGACGAGGTGCACCTCGCCGTTGGACCGCTCTACCACTCCGCGCCCTGCGTCCACGCGATGATGGCGCTGAACCTCGGACACGCCGTCGTCGTCGCCCCGCGGTTCCATCCCGAGCACACCCTGGAACTGGTCCAGCGGCACGGCGTCACCAACACGTTCATGGTGCCGACGATGTTCCACCGGATGCTGGCCCTGCCGGACGGCGTCCGCGCCCGGTACGACCTGTCGACGCTGCGCCAGGTGTACCACAGCGCCGCACCCGTCCCCGTGGAGACGAAGCAGAGGATGATGGAGTGGTGGGGGCCCGTCCTCTACGAGTACTACGGCTCCACCGAGAGCGGCCCGGTCGTCGTCGCGACCCCGCACGAGTGGCTCGCCCGTCCCGGGACCGTCGGGCGCGCGGTCGACGGCGTGCGGATCAGGATCCTCGATCCGGAGGGGGCCGAGCTGCCGCCGGGGGAGACCGGCCTCATCTACGCGACGGGGCAGCCCGGCTTCGAGTACCACGGCGACCCGGCCAAGACCGCGGCCGCCATGCGGGACGACTACTACACCCCCGGCGACCTCGGCCACCTCGACGAGGACGGCTGGCTCTACATGAGCGACCGCCGCACCGACCTCATCATCTCCGGCGGGGTCAACGTCTATCCCGCCGAGATCGAGTCCGTCCTGCTCCAGCACCCGGCGGTCGCCGACGTCGCCGTCATCGGCGTCCCGGACGACGACTGGGGGCAACGCGTCGTCGCGCTCGTCGAGCCCGCCGAGGACGCCGAACCGGGAGAGGGGCTCGCCGCCGAACTGCTCGCGCACTGCGCCCCCCGGCTGGCGAAACTGAAGCACCCCCGGCGCCTGGAATTCCGCGAATCGCTGCCGCGCACCCCGTCCGGCAAGCTCAGCCGCCGCCGCGTGCGGGAGGCCTACCTGGGCCAACGCGCGGACTGAGCCTGCCGGACGGCCGGGAGTCAACTCGTCGCCGGGAACGTCGAACGCCTCCGGGCCATGGTGCGTACAACCGCACATGGAAGACCAGAAGGTCGCCCCGTTCGACAACGTCGCCCCGACCCCCGCCGCCCCGACGCAGACCGACCTTCCCGTCATCACCGACCCTGCCGCCTACGCCGAGGGGGACGACCCGGCGCGTCCGCGCGGGTCCTCGGGTGCGCTGCCGGACGTCCCGCCGGGCGGCGCGGGGGAGCCGCCGGCCCCCGAAGACGACCGCGCCGGGATCGCACGCCTCGGTGACCCGGTCGCGGTCTGGCCGTGCGCCGGCTGCGGACGGCCCGTGCCGCAGCCGGTGCGCGGCGCCCGCACCGTCCGCTACTGCCAGGACGGCGACGGCACGTGCGAGCGGGCGGCGCGCGAGAGCCGGGAGCGCGGGCTGGAGGCGCCCGGACTCACCGGCCAGGTCGCCTGGACGTGGGAGATGGTCGACCGGCTGGAGGGCCTCGCCGACCGGCTCGCCGGGTCGCTGATCTCCGAGCTGAGCGTGGCGGGCGTCGAGCGGCGGATCGCCGAGGCCCGCGCCGAGGCCGCCGGGCTCGTCGCGATCGCCCAGCGGGAGCGCGACGCCTCCCAGCGGCAGGCCGAGGTGGCGTGGCGCGAGACGGCCACCGCCCGCGCCCGCGCCGAGGCCGCCGAGCAGGAGGCGGCGTCCGCCCGCGCCGAGGCCGAACGGCTCGCGGCCGAACGGGACGCCGCGCGGCGGGAGCGCCAGGAGGCAGAAGACGACGCCGACGGCGCCGGCGCCGCCCGCATCGCCGCCGAGCGCGACCGCGACCGCATGGCCTCCCGGGAGGGCGAGCTGCTCGCCTCCCTGGAGAGCGCCCGCGCCGAACTCGTCACCCTGCACGGGCGGCTGTCGGAGGCCGACACCCTCGTCGAGGGGCAGCGCGTCGAGGCCGCCGCCGCCACCCGTGCCGCCGAGGACCTGCGCTCCGCCGTCCGCGACGCCGAGGCCAAGCGGGGGCAGGCCGTGGCCGACCGCGACCAGATCCAGGCACGGGCCAGCGAGCTGGAGCGGCACAACTGGCAGCTCGCCCGCGCGGTCGAGGAGCTGCGCGCCACGGTGAGGGCGCTGACCGCCGAGCGGGACGCCGCCCGCGCCGAGGCCGAGCGCGCGCGCCGCCGCGTCGACGCGCTCACCGCGCTGTCGGAGGGGCGCGCGGACCCCGGCCCGGCCGGGCCGCGCCCCGCCGTCGACCGGGAGCCGCCGACCGGCCTGCACTCCCTGCCGCCGATGAACGGGTCCCTGCTGGACGGCGGCGACCCGCTCGCCACCGACCCCCTGCGCCGCAACGGGCACGGTGGACACAACGGGCATCGCCTTCCCCACGCCGGCTGACCGTCATGCCGGAGGCGCGACGCACAGGTAGGAGGTGAGGCCCAACCCCCACACTGCACTGGCCCTGAGACCGGCCGCCGTACCGCACCGGGGTGGTACGGCGGCCGGCTAGCCGCGTGCCTCCAGACGGGAGGCGTAGTCCAGGGCCCCGGCGCGGACGGCGGCGTGCACGGTCCGTGCGATCCGCGCGCCCCAGGTGGAGCGGGGCCCGGCGAAGACCTCCGGCGTTCCGCCGGCCGCGGCCGCGACGCAGATCGCGTCGGACGCCGTGCCCGTGCAGGGGAAGCCCGCTTCGAGCAGCGCCTGCGTCTTGGCCTCGGTCGCGGTGACGACCGCGTTCACCAGCGCCGCGTCGCTCAGCTGGACGGGGACTGCGACCACGATGTTGATCGTCCCGGGCTTCCAGGCCGGCGTCGCGTCCCCGTCCAGCGGGGCCAGTTCGGGATCGGGCGCCCCGGCGGGGGAGGCCGCCCAGGTCGGGACGCGCAGCCCGACCGTCGCCGACACGCGCACGCCCTCCCCGTCCCGCCGCACCGTTCGCGCCACCGAGGCAGCCGTGAGCATCCCGACGCCGGGGCCCTCCAGCCCGCCCGCCGCCGCGAGTTCGGCGAGGTGCGCGACCGGGTCGGTGCGCGCGTAGGCGCCGGGCACCTGGGCGTTCAGCACCCAGCGGGCCGGGCCGATGCCGCCGCCCAGCATCGCCGAGGAGATCATCCGATGGCCGCGGCCGGCCCGCCACACCGTGGAGGCGAGCCGCCTGCCGTCCTCCACCCGCCACACCGTTTCGAGGTTCACGGACGCTCCAGCGACAGGATCGGCCGGCCGCCCGGCCCGGGGGTGACGCTCACGCGGGCGTCGAAGTGCTCCTCGACCGCGTCGCGGGTGAGGACCAGGCCGGGCGGGCCCGACGCGGCCACCCGTCCCCCCGAGATGAGGACGAGCCCGTCGGCGTACTGCCCGGCGAGCGTCAGGTCGTGGATCGTGGTCACCACGGTCAGCCCGTCCGACAGCCGCAGCCGGTCGATCAGCTCCATCACCTGCTGCTGGTGGCCGATGTCGAGCGCGGTCGTCGGCTCGTCCAGCAGCAGCACCGAGGTCTGCTGCGCGAGGGCGCGGGCCAGCACCACGCGCTGCCGCTCACCGCCGGAGAGGTGGTCCAGGGGGCGTGACGCGAAGGGGGTGAGGCCTAGCCGGTCGAGGACCTCTCCGGTGATGGCCCGGTCGCGGGCGCTCTCCCGGCCCAGATGCGGGATGTAGGGGGAGCGCCCCAGCAGGGTGTAGTCGTACACCGTCATGCCCACTGGAAGGCTCGGGCTCTGCGGGGCGTAGGCGACGAGCCGGGCGCGCTGCCTCGGCTTGAGCGACTGCAGGTCCGCGCCCGCGAGGCTGATCTCGCCATGGGACGGCACCAGGCCGAGGACCGCGCGCAGCAGCGTCGACTTCCCCGCGCCGTTCGGCCCGATGACCGCCGTCCACGACCCGGCCGGGACCTCCAGCGACACGCCCTTCAGCACCCGGCGCCCGCCGAGCGCGACGTCCAGGCCCCGCACCGAGACGGTCACGTCTCCACCTGCCGGCGGGACGCGCGCAGCACCGCGACGAAGAACGGCCCGCCGACGAACGCCGTCACCACGCCCAGCGGGACCTCCCCGGGCCTGATGACCGTCCGCGCCACGAGGTCGGCCACCTCCAGGAACGCCGCGCCGCCCAGCAGCGACAGCGGCAGCACGATCCGGTACGACCCGCCCGCCAGCCGCCGCACCACGTGCGGGACGACGATGCCGACGAAGGCGATCAGCCCGCTCACCGCGACCGCCGACGCCGTCGCCAGCGACGCCGCCACCAGCACCGTCAGCCGGACCCGCGCCGCCGACAGGCCGAGCGAGGCCGCCTCCTCGTCGCCGACGCTCAGCACGTCCAGGAGCCGGCCGTGGGCGAGGAGCACCACGGTGGAGACCAGCGCGTACGGGAAGACGAGCGCCAGCTGGTGCCAGTCGGCCGATCC is a genomic window of Actinomadura citrea containing:
- a CDS encoding chromosome segregation ATPase — protein: MEDQKVAPFDNVAPTPAAPTQTDLPVITDPAAYAEGDDPARPRGSSGALPDVPPGGAGEPPAPEDDRAGIARLGDPVAVWPCAGCGRPVPQPVRGARTVRYCQDGDGTCERAARESRERGLEAPGLTGQVAWTWEMVDRLEGLADRLAGSLISELSVAGVERRIAEARAEAAGLVAIAQRERDASQRQAEVAWRETATARARAEAAEQEAASARAEAERLAAERDAARRERQEAEDDADGAGAARIAAERDRDRMASREGELLASLESARAELVTLHGRLSEADTLVEGQRVEAAAATRAAEDLRSAVRDAEAKRGQAVADRDQIQARASELERHNWQLARAVEELRATVRALTAERDAARAEAERARRRVDALTALSEGRADPGPAGPRPAVDREPPTGLHSLPPMNGSLLDGGDPLATDPLRRNGHGGHNGHRLPHAG
- a CDS encoding ABC transporter ATP-binding protein, which translates into the protein MTVSVRGLDVALGGRRVLKGVSLEVPAGSWTAVIGPNGAGKSTLLRAVLGLVPSHGEISLAGADLQSLKPRQRARLVAYAPQSPSLPVGMTVYDYTLLGRSPYIPHLGRESARDRAITGEVLDRLGLTPFASRPLDHLSGGERQRVVLARALAQQTSVLLLDEPTTALDIGHQQQVMELIDRLRLSDGLTVVTTIHDLTLAGQYADGLVLISGGRVAASGPPGLVLTRDAVEEHFDARVSVTPGPGGRPILSLERP
- a CDS encoding adenosylcobinamide amidohydrolase; this translates as MNLETVWRVEDGRRLASTVWRAGRGHRMISSAMLGGGIGPARWVLNAQVPGAYARTDPVAHLAELAAAGGLEGPGVGMLTAASVARTVRRDGEGVRVSATVGLRVPTWAASPAGAPDPELAPLDGDATPAWKPGTINIVVAVPVQLSDAALVNAVVTATEAKTQALLEAGFPCTGTASDAICVAAAAGGTPEVFAGPRSTWGARIARTVHAAVRAGALDYASRLEARG
- a CDS encoding AMP-binding protein; translation: MGVEGVGFYEIARNDPDRPAVLAPGVPISYGELLAEVNRLSNALAGMGLRPGDTLATVLGNRPEFLTVLLAAVQSGLYLVPVSRHLTAPEIGYILGDSGAKAVITESALAEAVSGAADEAGVPAEGRVSVDAGDGYGSMAALCATGSAEPPARRRMGSVMLYTSGTTGRPKGVRRPLLDIAPEVLMDIMRRTLGRHLGLEPGDEVHLAVGPLYHSAPCVHAMMALNLGHAVVVAPRFHPEHTLELVQRHGVTNTFMVPTMFHRMLALPDGVRARYDLSTLRQVYHSAAPVPVETKQRMMEWWGPVLYEYYGSTESGPVVVATPHEWLARPGTVGRAVDGVRIRILDPEGAELPPGETGLIYATGQPGFEYHGDPAKTAAAMRDDYYTPGDLGHLDEDGWLYMSDRRTDLIISGGVNVYPAEIESVLLQHPAVADVAVIGVPDDDWGQRVVALVEPAEDAEPGEGLAAELLAHCAPRLAKLKHPRRLEFRESLPRTPSGKLSRRRVREAYLGQRAD